In Periplaneta americana isolate PAMFEO1 chromosome 4, P.americana_PAMFEO1_priV1, whole genome shotgun sequence, one DNA window encodes the following:
- the Rlip gene encoding ralA-binding protein 1 isoform X2 yields the protein MVSDDAHERPSKKDLLIGKRKDKKDSKKDRGYAALEGESSPEEDPEMKSPSKSKKSKSFKFSSKKEKREKSREKDAKEKEKEVDKEKKKEKEGKVKLKLKERKKSKHLEDATELTDEQPVFGVPLELAVERSHCHDGVNIPVVVRDCIDYVQEHGLNMEGIYKVSGIKSKVQHLRRLYNLREAVQLADFELPVITSLLKQFLRELPEPILTTELLARFEEAGAIKEMAARESELRALIMQLPSSNRQLLAWLMLHLENITLHEKHNKMNAQTIAITLSPVIQMSHRLLTAFLCHCNFLFPGIKLNKYVPPLTAGSPSLPDTPTGIADQLKKQESLLNQIHREMNAGFVSKRKEEQLWEVQRIITQLKRKLRTVQRAQEMSQNQKSLEEDRSSKPCEDEFRIDLTLQKASSCSEEDTTLNGVSVPDVKPAAGDVPQGLSKPSVSSASDTQQQQQQQQPLPPQPSQQQQQEAVQPSLSLDVVDSPQETTDKIPKQQVQPEPLPSPQAAPTSVVPTLKTVGEVATSSTSKTEIPSSDVDDNRNVVGSEGLQQGCSSSSIPLGPEEELQGLLQEEKLLMLEHQELLSLQADLQGRVQEERAEIERLRAELATARSKYTYREFDEDSSEGSSSPSHSEASDEDDPEFGTRIAELQRDNQLLQQKKCNLVRRIMEEREACLHLRVQLSLLHLSQESKQL from the exons ttagtGATGATGCCCATGAACGACCATCCAAAAAGGATCTTCTCATAGGTAAACGTAAAGACAAAAAGGATTCGAAGAAGGACCGAGGATATGCAGCTTTAGAGGGTGAGAGTTCTCCTGAAGAAGATCCAGAAATGAA GAGTCCTTCAAAGTCTAAGAAGAGTAAGTCATTCAAATTCTCAAgtaaaaaggaaaagagagaaaagtcGAGGGAGAAGGATgctaaagaaaaagagaaagaagttgacaaagaaaagaagaaagaaaaggaggggAAAGTTAAATTAAAACTTAAAGAGCGAAAGAAATCCAAGCACCTGGAAGACGCTACAGAACTTACAG ACGAACAGCCAGTGTTTGGTGTTCCCTTAGAACTGGCTGTTGAGAGAAGCCACTGCCACGATGGGGTGAATATTCCTGTTGTAGTTCGTGACTGCATCGACTATGTCCAAGAACATG GCTTGAACATGGAAGGTATATACAAGGTGTCAGGCATCAAGTCGAAGGTACAACATTTAAGGAGATTATATAACCTCCGTGAAGCTGTTCAGTTGGCCGACTTTGAGCTGCCTGTCATTACAAGTCTTCTGAAGCAGTTTTTAAG GGAACTTCCAGAACCTATACTCACAACAGAACTCCTAGCTAGGTTTGAAGAGGCTGGGGCTATTAAGGAAATGGCAGCAAGAGAGTCTGAGCTTCGTGCCCTTATTATGCAGTTACCGTCAAGCAACAGACAGTTGCTAGCTTGGCTCATGCTTCATCTTGAAAACATCACTTTGCAT GAAAAGCACAATAAAATGAATGCCCAAACCATTGCTATTACATTGAGCCCAGTTATCCAGATGAGCCATCGACTACTGACAGCTTTTCTCTGCCACTGCAACTTTCTCTTCCCAGGCATTAAACTGAACAA ATATGTACCACCGTTGACTGCAGGCAGCCCCTCTCTCCCAGACACTCCAACAGGCATAGCTGATCAACTTAAGAAGCAAGAGTCTCTGCTTAATCAGATTCACAGGGAGATGAATGCTGGTTTTGTCTCAAAGCGTAAAGAAGAACAGCTTTGGGAAGTGCAAAGAATCATTACACAGCTCAAG AGGAAGTTACGTACAGTGCAACGGGCACAGGAGATGAGTCAAAATCAGAAGAGTTTGGAGGAGGATCGTAGCAGCAAACCTTGCGAAGATGAATTTCGTATTGATCTCACCTTACAAAAAGCTTCGTCATGTTCTGAAGAAGATACCACACTTAATGGTGTGAGTGTACCAGACGTGAAGCCTGCAGCTGGCGATGTTCCACAGGGATTATCAAAGCCCTCAGTTTCATCTGCGTCGGATacgcaacaacagcagcagcagcagcagccactTCCACCACAGCCATCacagcaacaacaacaagaaGCAGTACAACCATCCTTGTCACTTGATGTGGTGGATAGTCCACAGGAAACAACCGACAAAATTCCAAAACAACAA GTACAGCCGGAGCCACTTCCTTCCCCCCAAGCTGCTCCTACATCAGTAGTGCCAACTCTGAAAACTGTTGGGGAAGTGGCCACAAGTTCAACAAGCAAGACTGAAATTCCCAGCAGTGATGTGGATGATAATCGTAATGTTGTTGGAAGTGAGGGCCTACAACAGGGCTGTTCGAGTAGCAGTATTCCTTTGGGGCCAGAAGAAGAGCTACAAGGACTTCTGCAAGAAGAGAAATTACTGATGTTAGAACACCAAGAATTACTAAGTCTTCAAGCAGACCTTCAGGGAAGGGTTCAAGAGGAGAGGGCTGAAATCGAGAGGTTGAGGGCAGAACTAGCAACTGCAAGATCCAAATACACCTATAG GGAATTCGATGAGGACAGCTCAGAAGGCAGTAGCTCGCCATCGCATTCGGAGGCCAGCGATGAGGACGACCCGGAATTCGGCACACGGATTGCAGAACTGCAGCGTGACAACCAACTGCTGCAG
- the Rlip gene encoding ralA-binding protein 1 isoform X1 — translation MRMEFESPDVEKDFPGLYASESGKKSNESDFSDDAHERPSKKDLLIGKRKDKKDSKKDRGYAALEGESSPEEDPEMKSPSKSKKSKSFKFSSKKEKREKSREKDAKEKEKEVDKEKKKEKEGKVKLKLKERKKSKHLEDATELTDEQPVFGVPLELAVERSHCHDGVNIPVVVRDCIDYVQEHGLNMEGIYKVSGIKSKVQHLRRLYNLREAVQLADFELPVITSLLKQFLRELPEPILTTELLARFEEAGAIKEMAARESELRALIMQLPSSNRQLLAWLMLHLENITLHEKHNKMNAQTIAITLSPVIQMSHRLLTAFLCHCNFLFPGIKLNKYVPPLTAGSPSLPDTPTGIADQLKKQESLLNQIHREMNAGFVSKRKEEQLWEVQRIITQLKRKLRTVQRAQEMSQNQKSLEEDRSSKPCEDEFRIDLTLQKASSCSEEDTTLNGVSVPDVKPAAGDVPQGLSKPSVSSASDTQQQQQQQQPLPPQPSQQQQQEAVQPSLSLDVVDSPQETTDKIPKQQVQPEPLPSPQAAPTSVVPTLKTVGEVATSSTSKTEIPSSDVDDNRNVVGSEGLQQGCSSSSIPLGPEEELQGLLQEEKLLMLEHQELLSLQADLQGRVQEERAEIERLRAELATARSKYTYREFDEDSSEGSSSPSHSEASDEDDPEFGTRIAELQRDNQLLQQKKCNLVRRIMEEREACLHLRVQLSLLHLSQESKQL, via the exons ttagtGATGATGCCCATGAACGACCATCCAAAAAGGATCTTCTCATAGGTAAACGTAAAGACAAAAAGGATTCGAAGAAGGACCGAGGATATGCAGCTTTAGAGGGTGAGAGTTCTCCTGAAGAAGATCCAGAAATGAA GAGTCCTTCAAAGTCTAAGAAGAGTAAGTCATTCAAATTCTCAAgtaaaaaggaaaagagagaaaagtcGAGGGAGAAGGATgctaaagaaaaagagaaagaagttgacaaagaaaagaagaaagaaaaggaggggAAAGTTAAATTAAAACTTAAAGAGCGAAAGAAATCCAAGCACCTGGAAGACGCTACAGAACTTACAG ACGAACAGCCAGTGTTTGGTGTTCCCTTAGAACTGGCTGTTGAGAGAAGCCACTGCCACGATGGGGTGAATATTCCTGTTGTAGTTCGTGACTGCATCGACTATGTCCAAGAACATG GCTTGAACATGGAAGGTATATACAAGGTGTCAGGCATCAAGTCGAAGGTACAACATTTAAGGAGATTATATAACCTCCGTGAAGCTGTTCAGTTGGCCGACTTTGAGCTGCCTGTCATTACAAGTCTTCTGAAGCAGTTTTTAAG GGAACTTCCAGAACCTATACTCACAACAGAACTCCTAGCTAGGTTTGAAGAGGCTGGGGCTATTAAGGAAATGGCAGCAAGAGAGTCTGAGCTTCGTGCCCTTATTATGCAGTTACCGTCAAGCAACAGACAGTTGCTAGCTTGGCTCATGCTTCATCTTGAAAACATCACTTTGCAT GAAAAGCACAATAAAATGAATGCCCAAACCATTGCTATTACATTGAGCCCAGTTATCCAGATGAGCCATCGACTACTGACAGCTTTTCTCTGCCACTGCAACTTTCTCTTCCCAGGCATTAAACTGAACAA ATATGTACCACCGTTGACTGCAGGCAGCCCCTCTCTCCCAGACACTCCAACAGGCATAGCTGATCAACTTAAGAAGCAAGAGTCTCTGCTTAATCAGATTCACAGGGAGATGAATGCTGGTTTTGTCTCAAAGCGTAAAGAAGAACAGCTTTGGGAAGTGCAAAGAATCATTACACAGCTCAAG AGGAAGTTACGTACAGTGCAACGGGCACAGGAGATGAGTCAAAATCAGAAGAGTTTGGAGGAGGATCGTAGCAGCAAACCTTGCGAAGATGAATTTCGTATTGATCTCACCTTACAAAAAGCTTCGTCATGTTCTGAAGAAGATACCACACTTAATGGTGTGAGTGTACCAGACGTGAAGCCTGCAGCTGGCGATGTTCCACAGGGATTATCAAAGCCCTCAGTTTCATCTGCGTCGGATacgcaacaacagcagcagcagcagcagccactTCCACCACAGCCATCacagcaacaacaacaagaaGCAGTACAACCATCCTTGTCACTTGATGTGGTGGATAGTCCACAGGAAACAACCGACAAAATTCCAAAACAACAA GTACAGCCGGAGCCACTTCCTTCCCCCCAAGCTGCTCCTACATCAGTAGTGCCAACTCTGAAAACTGTTGGGGAAGTGGCCACAAGTTCAACAAGCAAGACTGAAATTCCCAGCAGTGATGTGGATGATAATCGTAATGTTGTTGGAAGTGAGGGCCTACAACAGGGCTGTTCGAGTAGCAGTATTCCTTTGGGGCCAGAAGAAGAGCTACAAGGACTTCTGCAAGAAGAGAAATTACTGATGTTAGAACACCAAGAATTACTAAGTCTTCAAGCAGACCTTCAGGGAAGGGTTCAAGAGGAGAGGGCTGAAATCGAGAGGTTGAGGGCAGAACTAGCAACTGCAAGATCCAAATACACCTATAG GGAATTCGATGAGGACAGCTCAGAAGGCAGTAGCTCGCCATCGCATTCGGAGGCCAGCGATGAGGACGACCCGGAATTCGGCACACGGATTGCAGAACTGCAGCGTGACAACCAACTGCTGCAG